In Alphaproteobacteria bacterium, one DNA window encodes the following:
- a CDS encoding chemotaxis response regulator protein-glutamate methylesterase: MAVRVLIVDDSALMRQMLTSLLHGDDLHVVGAAENPLVAREMIKALNPDVLTLDVEMPRMDGLDFLSRLMSLRPMPVVMISSLTQEHAEAALRALELGAVDCIAKPQTDLAKGMEAMREDMRSRILAAAKARVRPLTSRTPKTKPAHGAVPFTSSEKIVVIGASTGGVEALTEVLCALPAASPGILVVQHMPPLFTASFAKRLDGLAALSVVEARDGTRIMPGHVHIAPGSMHLELARSGADYMCRVHDGPLVSGHRPSVDVLFHSAARCAGANALGVILTGMGRDGAEGLLKMRQTGSATVGQDESSCVVYGMPKAAYDLGGVAQQLPLDRIAESILSYSHEARQALRV, encoded by the coding sequence ATGGCCGTGCGCGTGCTGATTGTGGACGACTCCGCCCTGATGCGCCAAATGCTGACCAGCCTGTTGCATGGCGACGATCTGCATGTGGTGGGCGCGGCCGAGAACCCCTTGGTGGCACGAGAGATGATCAAGGCCCTAAACCCCGACGTGTTGACCCTGGACGTGGAAATGCCGCGCATGGACGGGTTGGATTTCTTGTCGCGGCTGATGTCCTTGCGACCCATGCCGGTTGTGATGATCTCGTCCTTGACCCAGGAACACGCCGAAGCCGCCTTACGCGCCCTAGAACTAGGGGCGGTGGATTGCATCGCCAAACCACAAACGGATCTGGCCAAGGGAATGGAGGCCATGCGCGAGGATATGCGTAGCCGAATCCTGGCCGCCGCCAAAGCGCGTGTTCGACCTTTGACCTCGCGCACGCCCAAGACCAAACCAGCGCATGGCGCGGTGCCGTTTACCTCCAGCGAGAAGATCGTGGTGATAGGCGCATCCACCGGCGGGGTGGAGGCCCTGACCGAAGTGCTCTGCGCCCTGCCCGCCGCAAGTCCGGGCATTTTGGTGGTTCAGCATATGCCGCCTTTGTTCACGGCCTCATTCGCCAAACGCCTGGACGGACTGGCCGCGCTAAGCGTTGTCGAAGCGCGCGACGGCACACGCATCATGCCCGGACATGTGCATATCGCGCCGGGCAGCATGCATCTGGAACTTGCGCGTAGCGGCGCGGATTATATGTGCCGCGTTCATGACGGGCCCTTGGTGTCGGGGCATCGGCCTTCGGTGGATGTCTTATTTCATTCCGCCGCGCGTTGTGCCGGAGCCAACGCGCTGGGCGTCATCCTAACCGGCATGGGCCGCGACGGCGCGGAAGGTCTGTTAAAAATGCGCCAAACCGGCAGCGCGACGGTGGGCCAAGACGAATCCAGCTGCGTCGTCTATGGCATGCCCAAAGCCGCCTATGACCTGGGCGGCGTGGCCCAACAACTGCCCCTTGATCGCATCGCCGAATCCATCCTGTCATATTCCCACGAAGCACGTCAGGCCTTGCGCGTTTAA